One genomic segment of Flagellimonas marinaquae includes these proteins:
- the sufB gene encoding Fe-S cluster assembly protein SufB — translation MAYTEEELKKELETKEYEYGFYTDIESDTLPKGLNEDIVIAISKKKEEPEWMTEWRLEAFRAWKEMEEPEWANVTYEKPDFQDISYYSAPNKKPKYNSLDEVDPELLETFKKLGISVDEQKKLAGVAVDIVMDSVSVATTFKKTLAEKGIIFCSISEAIQEHPELVKKYLGTVVPKKDNFYAALNSAVFSDGSFCYIPKGVRCPMELSTYFRINQAGTGQFERTLVVADEGSYVSYLEGCTAPSRDENQLHAAVVELIALDDAEIKYSTVQNWYPGNSEGKGGVFNFVTKRGICEKNAKISWTQVETGSAVTWKYPSCVLKGDNSIGEFYSIAVTNNFQQADTGTKMIHLGKNTKSTIISKGISAGQSQNSYRGLVQVNSRAENARNFSQCDSLLMGNRCGAHTFPYIEAKNKSAQIEHEATTSKIGEDQIFYCNQRGIDTEKAIALIVNGFSKEVLNKLPMEFAVEAQKLLEISLEGSVG, via the coding sequence ATGGCTTATACAGAGGAAGAATTAAAAAAAGAACTGGAGACCAAGGAATACGAGTACGGTTTCTACACGGATATTGAATCGGACACCCTGCCCAAAGGGTTGAACGAGGATATTGTAATAGCTATTTCCAAAAAGAAGGAGGAGCCCGAGTGGATGACGGAGTGGCGACTGGAAGCTTTTCGTGCCTGGAAGGAAATGGAGGAGCCAGAATGGGCCAATGTGACCTATGAAAAACCCGATTTTCAAGATATCTCCTACTATTCGGCCCCTAACAAAAAACCCAAGTACAATAGTCTGGACGAGGTAGATCCAGAATTGTTGGAGACTTTTAAAAAGTTGGGAATATCCGTGGACGAACAGAAAAAGTTGGCCGGGGTAGCGGTGGATATTGTGATGGATTCCGTTTCTGTGGCCACAACCTTCAAAAAAACCCTGGCGGAAAAAGGAATAATTTTTTGTTCCATTTCAGAAGCTATCCAAGAACATCCTGAATTGGTGAAGAAATACTTGGGAACTGTAGTGCCCAAAAAAGATAATTTTTATGCAGCGTTGAACTCCGCCGTATTCTCCGATGGGTCATTCTGTTATATCCCAAAAGGAGTAAGATGTCCCATGGAGCTTTCCACTTATTTCCGTATCAACCAAGCGGGAACAGGACAGTTCGAAAGAACCTTGGTGGTGGCGGATGAAGGCAGCTATGTAAGCTATTTGGAAGGCTGTACCGCACCTTCCCGCGACGAGAACCAACTGCACGCAGCGGTTGTAGAGCTTATCGCCTTGGACGATGCCGAGATCAAATATTCTACCGTACAAAATTGGTACCCGGGCAATAGTGAAGGTAAAGGAGGGGTGTTCAATTTTGTGACCAAGCGAGGGATCTGTGAAAAAAATGCCAAGATTTCTTGGACACAAGTGGAAACAGGATCGGCCGTAACTTGGAAATACCCATCATGTGTATTAAAAGGAGACAACTCAATAGGTGAGTTCTATTCCATTGCAGTGACCAATAATTTTCAGCAAGCGGATACCGGGACCAAAATGATCCACTTGGGAAAAAACACCAAGAGTACCATAATTTCCAAAGGAATTTCCGCCGGACAATCACAAAATAGTTACCGAGGCCTGGTTCAAGTAAACAGCAGGGCCGAAAACGCCAGAAACTTTTCGCAATGTGATTCCCTGTTGATGGGCAACCGTTGTGGAGCGCACACATTCCCCTACATCGAGGCCAAAAACAAATCGGCACAAATAGAGCACGAGGCTACCACTAGTAAAATTGGAGAGGACCAAATTTTCTATTGTAACCAAAGGGGGATCGATACCGAAAAGGCCATTGCCTTGATCGTGAACGGATTTAGTAAGGAAGTGTTGAACAAACTTCCAATGGAATTTGCAGTAGAAGCACAAAAACTATTGGAAATTAGTTTGGAAGGATCAGTAGGATAG
- the sufC gene encoding Fe-S cluster assembly ATPase SufC — protein MLEIKNLHASVDDKEILKGIDLKVNAGEVHAIMGPNGSGKSTLAEVIAGQEEFEVGEGNILLEGEDLEELSPEERAHKGVFLSFQYPVEIPGVSVTNFMKTAINESRKAQGLEDMPANEMLKKIREKSEMLEIDRKFLSRSLNEGFSGGEKKRNEIFQMAMMEPKLAILDETDSGLDIDALRIVANGVNKLRSKDNAIIVITHYQRLLDYIVPDFVHVLYNGKIVKSGTKELALELEEKGYDWIKEEASV, from the coding sequence ATGCTAGAAATCAAAAATTTACACGCAAGCGTAGACGATAAAGAAATCCTTAAGGGAATCGACCTAAAGGTGAACGCAGGAGAGGTGCACGCCATTATGGGCCCCAACGGTTCAGGTAAAAGTACTTTGGCCGAAGTAATTGCAGGTCAGGAAGAATTTGAAGTGGGAGAAGGAAACATTCTCTTGGAAGGAGAGGACTTGGAAGAACTTTCACCAGAAGAAAGAGCTCACAAAGGAGTGTTCTTGTCCTTTCAATACCCAGTTGAGATTCCTGGAGTGTCGGTGACCAACTTTATGAAGACCGCAATAAACGAATCCAGAAAAGCACAAGGATTGGAAGACATGCCGGCCAATGAAATGCTCAAAAAGATTCGTGAGAAGTCCGAAATGTTGGAAATTGACAGAAAATTTCTTTCACGCTCTTTGAACGAAGGCTTTTCTGGTGGTGAAAAGAAACGGAACGAGATTTTTCAAATGGCAATGATGGAACCCAAATTGGCCATTCTCGACGAGACCGATTCCGGATTGGATATCGATGCACTCCGTATCGTGGCCAATGGCGTAAACAAATTGCGCAGCAAGGACAATGCCATTATTGTGATAACGCACTACCAAAGATTGTTGGATTACATTGTGCCGGATTTTGTACATGTATTGTACAATGGTAAAATCGTAAAATCCGGGACCAAGGAACTAGCTTTGGAACTGGAAGAAAAAGGGTACGACTGGATTAAAGAAGAAGCTTCGGTATAA
- the sufD gene encoding Fe-S cluster assembly protein SufD, whose protein sequence is MDLKEKLVSSFLAFEDGMDLDHPVHEERSRAIKNFESKGFPSKKDEAWKYTSLKSLEKIDFSIFPKHETSLEYKDVKKYFLHEIDTYKIVFVDGVYSSYLSETTHDGVDVCLMSSAFSKPMFQQVIEVYFNKAASKDETLTSLNTAFSKEGAYIYIPKNKMPKKPIQILHLATGNEAALMLQPRNLIVAEDNAEVQIIERHQSLTGNEVFTNSVTEIFAGKDAIVDYYKVQNDASTASLVDNTYISQKDSSVVRVHTFSLGGKLIRNNLNFYQNGERIDSTLKGVTILGDKQHVDHHTLVHHAQPNCESHQDYKGIFGDSSTGVFNGKIIVDKIAQKTDAFQQNNNILLSDKSTINSKPQLEIFADDVKCSHGCTIGQLDDEALFYLRSRGIPKKEAKALMMYAFANNVLESVRIPELKVRINKIIADKLGVRMGFDL, encoded by the coding sequence ATGGATTTAAAGGAAAAATTAGTCTCCTCATTTTTGGCTTTTGAAGATGGTATGGATTTAGACCATCCCGTACACGAAGAAAGGTCCAGGGCCATAAAGAATTTTGAGAGCAAAGGGTTTCCGTCCAAAAAAGACGAAGCCTGGAAATATACATCCCTTAAAAGTTTGGAAAAGATAGATTTCAGCATCTTTCCAAAACACGAGACCTCGTTGGAGTACAAGGATGTCAAAAAATATTTCCTACACGAGATAGACACATACAAAATTGTATTTGTAGATGGAGTCTACAGTTCTTACCTATCTGAAACCACACACGATGGAGTGGATGTATGTTTGATGAGCTCGGCCTTTAGCAAGCCCATGTTCCAGCAAGTGATCGAAGTATATTTCAACAAAGCGGCATCAAAAGATGAAACGCTGACCTCGTTGAACACAGCTTTCAGTAAAGAAGGAGCCTATATCTACATCCCAAAGAACAAAATGCCCAAAAAACCCATCCAGATTCTGCATTTGGCAACGGGTAACGAAGCGGCCCTGATGTTACAGCCGCGTAACTTGATCGTGGCAGAAGACAACGCGGAGGTCCAGATTATAGAGCGCCACCAGAGTTTGACGGGGAACGAAGTTTTTACCAACTCCGTGACCGAGATTTTTGCGGGCAAGGACGCTATTGTTGACTACTACAAGGTACAGAACGATGCATCTACAGCCTCCTTGGTGGACAACACCTATATTTCACAAAAGGATAGCAGCGTAGTGCGCGTACACACTTTTTCTTTGGGCGGTAAACTTATCCGTAACAACCTGAACTTTTATCAGAATGGGGAACGTATCGACTCTACCTTGAAGGGTGTAACCATTTTGGGAGATAAGCAGCATGTGGACCACCATACCTTGGTGCACCACGCACAACCTAATTGTGAGAGCCATCAGGATTATAAAGGCATTTTTGGCGATAGTTCCACCGGGGTCTTTAATGGTAAGATCATTGTGGACAAGATTGCACAGAAAACGGATGCCTTTCAGCAGAACAACAATATATTGTTGAGCGATAAGTCTACTATAAATTCGAAGCCCCAATTGGAGATTTTTGCGGACGATGTAAAATGTTCGCACGGATGTACCATTGGTCAGTTGGATGATGAGGCCCTTTTTTACCTAAGATCAAGGGGAATACCAAAAAAAGAGGCCAAGGCTTTAATGATGTACGCTTTTGCGAACAACGTATTGGAAAGCGTTCGAATCCCTGAACTAAAAGTTAGGATCAATAAAATCATTGCGGATAAACTCGGCGTTCGTATGGGTTTTGACCTCTAA
- a CDS encoding aminotransferase class V-fold PLP-dependent enzyme has product MIETTLDIQTIRKDFPILQREVNGKPLVYLDNAATSQTPQQVIDTIVDYYQNYNANIHRGVHTLSQEATDAYEAARHKIQKHFNIAKAHEIIFTSGTTQSINLVATGFTSFLKEGDEILVSAMEHHSNIVPWQMLCERTGALLKVIPMNLNGELVMEEYHNLLSDRTKLVFCNHVSNALGTVNPIEKIIDTAHKVGAAVLIDGAQAAPHIKADLQALDVDFYTVSAHKMCGPTGVGMLYGKEEWLKKLPPYQGGGEMIAEVTFERTTYADLPHKFEAGTPNICGGIAFGAALDYMNSIGFDAIAQYEDELLQYATEQLLTIEGLKIYGTAVHKTSVISFNIEGIHPYDIGTIVDKLGIAVRTGHHCAQPIMDFYQIPGTVRASFSFYNTKEEVDKLVEGIKRAKNMLL; this is encoded by the coding sequence ATGATAGAGACCACTTTGGACATACAGACCATTAGAAAGGATTTTCCCATCCTCCAAAGAGAGGTCAATGGTAAGCCTTTGGTATACTTGGACAATGCAGCCACCTCGCAGACGCCACAGCAGGTGATTGACACCATTGTCGATTATTATCAAAACTATAATGCCAATATCCATCGTGGGGTGCATACCTTGTCGCAAGAAGCCACTGACGCCTACGAGGCTGCCCGTCACAAAATCCAGAAGCATTTCAATATTGCAAAAGCACACGAGATAATTTTTACTTCGGGAACCACGCAAAGCATCAATTTGGTGGCAACCGGATTCACTTCCTTTTTAAAAGAAGGAGATGAGATTTTAGTGTCTGCCATGGAGCACCATTCCAATATTGTTCCCTGGCAAATGCTATGTGAACGCACGGGAGCACTTCTTAAAGTGATTCCAATGAATCTGAATGGGGAATTGGTCATGGAGGAATACCATAACCTATTGTCCGATAGGACGAAGTTGGTCTTCTGCAACCACGTGTCCAATGCATTGGGAACCGTTAACCCAATTGAAAAAATTATTGATACCGCACACAAGGTAGGGGCAGCAGTCTTGATAGATGGAGCACAGGCAGCCCCACATATTAAAGCTGATCTGCAAGCTTTGGATGTGGATTTTTACACCGTTTCCGCACATAAAATGTGTGGACCAACGGGTGTTGGAATGCTATATGGAAAAGAGGAATGGCTCAAGAAATTGCCTCCTTACCAAGGCGGAGGCGAAATGATCGCGGAGGTGACCTTTGAAAGGACCACCTATGCCGACCTGCCCCATAAATTTGAAGCCGGAACACCCAACATTTGCGGTGGAATCGCTTTTGGAGCAGCTTTGGACTATATGAACAGTATCGGATTTGATGCCATTGCCCAATATGAAGATGAATTGTTGCAATATGCTACGGAGCAGTTGCTCACGATCGAAGGCCTCAAGATTTACGGAACTGCAGTACATAAAACTTCGGTGATATCCTTTAATATTGAGGGAATCCATCCCTACGATATCGGTACCATTGTGGACAAACTGGGGATAGCTGTTAGAACCGGTCACCATTGTGCACAGCCCATCATGGATTTTTACCAAATTCCGGGAACTGTACGGGCCAGTTTTAGCTTTTACAACACCAAGGAAGAAGTGGATAAGCTGGTAGAAGGTATAAAACGAGCCAAAAACATGTTGCTTTAG
- a CDS encoding SufE family protein, which produces MTIKEIQEEIIDEFSMFDDWMQRYEYMIELGKSLPLIEEKYKTDDNIIKGCQSKVWVHAELDGDKLVFTADSDAIITKGIIAILIRAFSNQKPQDIIDADTEFIDEIGLKEHLSPTRANGLVSMIKQLKLYAVAYQTQLK; this is translated from the coding sequence ATGACCATAAAAGAGATACAGGAAGAGATAATAGACGAGTTTTCCATGTTCGACGACTGGATGCAGCGCTACGAATACATGATCGAGCTCGGTAAATCACTTCCGTTAATAGAAGAAAAATATAAAACCGACGACAACATCATAAAAGGTTGTCAGAGCAAAGTGTGGGTACACGCCGAACTGGATGGAGACAAGTTGGTTTTTACAGCAGATAGCGATGCCATTATCACCAAAGGCATTATTGCCATTTTGATCAGGGCGTTCAGCAACCAAAAACCACAGGACATTATTGATGCCGATACCGAGTTCATTGATGAAATTGGACTAAAAGAACATTTGTCCCCCACCCGCGCCAACGGATTGGTAAGTATGATCAAGCAATTGAAACTGTATGCAGTTGCCTATCAAACACAGTTAAAATAA
- a CDS encoding iron-sulfur cluster assembly protein has protein sequence MSEETTIDTQELGEKIVKVLKTIYDPEIPVDIYELGLIYDVFVNEEYEVKILMTLTSPNCPVAETLPVEVEEKVKSIDVLKDVEVEITFDPPWTQELMSEEAKLELGLL, from the coding sequence ATGAGTGAAGAAACTACCATAGATACACAAGAATTGGGCGAAAAAATCGTAAAGGTGCTCAAGACCATTTATGATCCGGAAATCCCTGTGGATATTTACGAGTTGGGACTGATTTACGATGTATTTGTGAACGAAGAATACGAAGTTAAGATCTTGATGACCCTGACATCCCCTAACTGTCCCGTGGCGGAAACTTTGCCCGTGGAGGTAGAAGAAAAGGTAAAGTCCATTGACGTTTTGAAGGATGTGGAAGTGGAGATTACTTTTGACCCACCATGGACCCAAGAACTGATGAGCGAAGAAGCCAAATTGGAACTCGGGCTCCTGTAA
- a CDS encoding TIGR03643 family protein, translating into MQMTTRQIDRIIEMAWEDRTPFEAIEYQFDLKENDVREIMRSNLKRSSFELWRKRVKGRKTKHQKTSPANRFRSQNQKL; encoded by the coding sequence ATGCAGATGACCACAAGACAAATCGATAGGATTATTGAGATGGCTTGGGAGGATAGAACCCCTTTTGAAGCCATAGAATACCAATTTGACCTCAAGGAAAACGATGTAAGGGAAATAATGCGCAGCAACCTTAAACGTTCGTCTTTTGAGTTGTGGAGAAAGCGGGTAAAAGGAAGAAAGACCAAGCACCAGAAAACATCGCCGGCCAATCGGTTTCGTTCGCAGAATCAAAAGCTCTAA
- a CDS encoding DUF2480 family protein, producing the protein MSEEIVNRVAQSKLITFNLEDYYPKGERKVLDIKDWLYEGFILREKEFRAHVDEHDWTAYQDAYVALHCSSDAIVPGWAFMLIASKLQPYAKKVIHGSLEYLETALYQKILEQLDVSDFKDKPVIIKGCSNKPVPENAYLMALTKIQEVAKSVMYGEACSSVPLFKRKK; encoded by the coding sequence ATGTCTGAAGAAATTGTAAATAGAGTAGCCCAAAGCAAGTTGATCACTTTCAACCTAGAGGATTATTATCCAAAGGGAGAGCGAAAGGTGTTGGACATTAAGGATTGGCTGTACGAAGGCTTTATTTTACGTGAAAAGGAGTTCCGTGCACACGTTGATGAACATGATTGGACAGCCTATCAAGATGCCTATGTGGCGCTACATTGTTCCTCGGATGCCATAGTGCCCGGTTGGGCCTTTATGCTGATTGCCTCTAAACTACAGCCCTATGCCAAAAAGGTGATTCATGGAAGTTTGGAATACTTGGAAACCGCTTTATATCAAAAAATATTGGAGCAATTGGACGTTTCTGATTTTAAGGACAAACCCGTGATTATAAAAGGATGTTCCAATAAACCCGTCCCAGAAAACGCCTACCTTATGGCCTTGACCAAAATACAGGAAGTGGCCAAAAGTGTAATGTACGGCGAAGCCTGTTCCTCGGTGCCCTTGTTTAAAAGAAAGAAATAG
- a CDS encoding DUF3078 domain-containing protein, which yields MKKLFFTAMSLFVFVSASAQTAEELKSEIAPKKDSIAAIQARVDALQAKLDALPGWKIGAFGTIGGSISEFNNWFAQGIPNNSAGNIGFTVNAFANLQEEKFFWRNAANINLAWVKLDDKDDPTDDDSFRQATDVFNISSLYGRKLSEKFAISGLMEYRTTILSNFNDPGYLDLGVGATWTPIPDLIVVMHPLNYNFVFSDEDTIFESSMGAKIVADYTKQIGAVSFKSNLSMFQSYKSGDYSNWTWTNSFSYTLWKMIGVGFDFGLRNNKQETLNYVLNNAPTPDPTATFESIDNELQTYWTLGLSYKF from the coding sequence ATGAAAAAACTGTTTTTTACAGCTATGTCCCTTTTTGTATTTGTGTCTGCTTCGGCACAGACAGCTGAGGAACTAAAATCAGAAATTGCCCCGAAAAAAGATTCCATTGCGGCTATTCAGGCAAGGGTGGATGCCCTACAGGCAAAACTGGATGCTCTTCCCGGATGGAAAATCGGTGCTTTTGGAACTATTGGTGGAAGCATTTCCGAATTTAATAATTGGTTTGCCCAGGGCATTCCAAATAACTCTGCCGGAAACATAGGTTTTACCGTTAATGCATTTGCCAACCTTCAAGAGGAAAAATTCTTTTGGCGTAATGCGGCCAACATAAACCTTGCTTGGGTAAAGTTGGATGATAAGGACGATCCTACGGACGACGATAGCTTCCGACAGGCTACAGATGTTTTTAATATATCATCATTGTACGGTAGAAAACTGAGCGAAAAATTTGCGATTTCCGGCTTAATGGAATATCGTACTACCATATTAAGCAACTTTAACGATCCAGGTTACTTGGATTTAGGGGTTGGTGCTACTTGGACGCCCATACCCGATTTAATAGTTGTAATGCACCCTCTCAACTATAACTTTGTGTTCAGTGATGAGGATACCATTTTTGAATCTTCTATGGGTGCCAAGATTGTTGCCGATTACACCAAACAGATTGGAGCAGTTAGTTTTAAGAGCAACCTTTCCATGTTCCAAAGTTACAAGAGCGGTGATTACAGTAACTGGACCTGGACGAACTCTTTTAGCTATACATTATGGAAAATGATTGGGGTTGGTTTCGATTTTGGGTTAAGAAACAACAAGCAAGAAACCTTGAACTATGTTCTGAACAATGCCCCAACGCCAGATCCTACAGCAACTTTTGAAAGTATAGATAACGAACTACAAACGTATTGGACTTTAGGATTGAGCTATAAGTTCTAA
- a CDS encoding collagen-like protein, protein MKSLKLVCMAMLSMAMIMTSCSGEDGETGPQGDPGADSTVPGPQGPAGDDGISCWDLNGNGIGDADEDINQDGNFDAQDCQGESGEQGEDGNANVIAIEDLFIQDVSIGSIYQFQIDQITGIPVEELPNYSFLFYLKSASLNMYPVPGHLINNDHYARIYYNEGNGDGELSFFNTSDDSPYVVPIAEYFSLTIIAIEHSTLGNKNGSNDIMAELKAAGVDTSDYNAVATYFGLE, encoded by the coding sequence ATGAAATCTTTAAAATTAGTATGTATGGCCATGCTTTCCATGGCAATGATTATGACATCCTGCAGCGGCGAGGATGGTGAAACTGGACCGCAAGGAGATCCCGGTGCAGATAGTACAGTTCCAGGACCACAAGGTCCAGCTGGAGACGATGGAATTAGCTGTTGGGACCTTAATGGAAATGGTATTGGAGATGCGGATGAGGATATTAACCAAGATGGGAATTTTGATGCACAGGACTGCCAAGGCGAAAGTGGAGAGCAAGGTGAAGATGGAAATGCGAATGTTATAGCAATAGAGGATCTCTTTATTCAAGACGTTTCTATTGGAAGTATTTATCAATTTCAAATTGATCAAATAACTGGGATTCCTGTGGAAGAATTGCCAAATTATTCTTTCCTTTTTTATCTAAAAAGCGCAAGCCTTAATATGTACCCGGTTCCAGGTCACCTTATAAACAATGACCACTACGCAAGAATCTATTATAATGAAGGTAATGGAGATGGTGAGTTAAGCTTTTTTAATACTTCTGATGACTCGCCATATGTTGTACCTATTGCTGAGTATTTTTCTCTTACAATTATTGCCATCGAACATTCTACATTGGGCAATAAAAACGGAAGCAATGATATAATGGCAGAACTAAAAGCTGCTGGAGTAGATACTTCGGATTACAACGCTGTGGCCACATATTTTGGTTTAGAATAA
- a CDS encoding enoyl-CoA hydratase/isomerase family protein has translation MDFENIYIEEENNLATITINRPKKLNALNKRTIEELHVAFKELEEDKDIKAIIITGSGEKAFVAGADISEFAEFSVKEGRQLAATGQRTLFDFVENLSTPVIAAINGFALGGGLELAMACHFRVASSNARMGLPEVSLGLIPGYGGTQRLPQLIGKGRAMEMIMTAGMIDSDKAFGYGLVNHVVSSEELLPFCTKIASRISNNSSVAIKHAIKAVNAGFKYDADGYSVEIDAFGHCFGTDDFKEGTSAFLEKRKADFPGS, from the coding sequence ATGGACTTCGAGAACATTTACATTGAAGAAGAAAACAATTTGGCCACAATTACCATAAACAGGCCAAAAAAATTGAACGCGCTCAACAAAAGGACCATAGAGGAGTTACATGTTGCGTTCAAAGAATTGGAAGAAGACAAGGATATAAAGGCGATCATAATAACCGGAAGTGGGGAAAAGGCCTTTGTGGCAGGTGCCGATATTTCGGAGTTCGCCGAGTTTTCGGTTAAGGAAGGGCGTCAACTTGCAGCTACAGGCCAGCGTACGCTGTTCGATTTTGTGGAAAATCTATCCACTCCCGTAATAGCGGCCATTAACGGCTTTGCCCTGGGCGGCGGATTGGAATTGGCCATGGCATGCCATTTTAGAGTGGCCAGTAGCAATGCACGAATGGGTTTGCCCGAGGTTTCCTTAGGTTTGATCCCAGGCTACGGCGGAACGCAACGATTGCCGCAATTGATAGGAAAAGGGAGGGCCATGGAAATGATTATGACGGCCGGAATGATAGATTCGGACAAGGCCTTTGGTTACGGATTAGTGAACCATGTGGTTTCTTCGGAAGAACTGTTGCCCTTTTGTACAAAAATAGCAAGCAGGATATCGAATAATTCCTCAGTTGCCATAAAACACGCAATAAAAGCCGTAAATGCTGGTTTTAAGTATGACGCCGATGGCTATTCTGTGGAGATCGATGCTTTTGGCCATTGCTTTGGAACCGACGATTTTAAAGAAGGTACATCAGCATTTTTGGAAAAACGTAAAGCCGATTTCCCCGGATCATGA
- a CDS encoding sensor histidine kinase: MITLVVVASVLIAGVTVYQYKEQGDDYHNERLERKEEQLIKSINYTLKETTYPVTTENLHLIFSEDIYKIANIQNVNFNIYDLEGNLVKNSRPSFDSNTFATCLDAEILNFLRGSGETRFVEEKRAAGDNYQSTYTYIHDLKFKPIGILHLPYFEDNTFNNMELKEFLFRLGMVYVLMLIAAIILAYFISKYITRSLQAISDKMNRTNLTQENEKIYLDRPGEEIEKLVDSYNRMIDELEESAVKLARSEREQAWREMAKQVAHEIKNPLTPLRLTVQSFERKFDPNDPDIHEKLKEFSKTLIQQIDTMSNIATAFSSFADMPAQQNETLNVVKVVKLALEIFNEDYIHFIADEEEIVAKLDRTQLIRVITNLVKNAIQAVPGVDSPRILVTVATDGPEVKISVADNGIGISEEFKHKIYEPKFTTKSSGTGLGLGMVKNIVENYGGTITFTSQVGKGTVFCVRFPKEQSTERKN; the protein is encoded by the coding sequence ATGATCACCTTGGTAGTGGTTGCCTCTGTACTTATAGCCGGGGTTACGGTTTACCAATATAAGGAACAAGGGGACGATTACCATAACGAAAGATTGGAACGTAAGGAGGAGCAATTGATCAAAAGTATCAATTACACCTTAAAAGAGACCACCTACCCGGTTACTACCGAAAATCTTCATCTTATTTTTAGTGAGGACATTTACAAGATAGCCAATATTCAAAACGTAAATTTCAATATATACGATCTGGAAGGCAATCTGGTCAAAAACTCAAGGCCCAGTTTTGATTCGAACACATTTGCAACGTGCTTGGATGCCGAGATACTCAACTTTTTAAGAGGAAGTGGAGAAACACGGTTTGTTGAGGAAAAAAGAGCTGCAGGGGATAACTATCAATCCACCTACACCTACATCCACGACCTAAAATTTAAGCCCATTGGTATTTTGCACTTACCTTATTTTGAGGATAACACCTTCAATAATATGGAATTGAAGGAATTTCTTTTCAGGTTGGGAATGGTATATGTGTTAATGTTGATTGCGGCCATAATTCTTGCCTATTTCATATCAAAATACATTACACGGTCCTTGCAGGCGATATCCGATAAAATGAACCGGACCAATCTTACCCAGGAAAATGAAAAAATCTATTTAGATCGTCCGGGCGAAGAAATAGAAAAATTGGTGGATTCGTACAACCGAATGATCGATGAGCTTGAGGAAAGCGCCGTAAAATTGGCTCGGAGCGAGCGGGAACAGGCATGGCGGGAAATGGCCAAACAGGTAGCGCACGAGATAAAAAACCCATTAACACCCTTGCGCCTTACCGTACAGAGTTTTGAACGCAAATTTGACCCCAACGACCCAGACATCCACGAAAAACTGAAAGAGTTTTCCAAAACGTTGATCCAGCAGATAGATACCATGAGCAATATCGCCACGGCATTCTCCAGTTTTGCAGATATGCCGGCCCAACAGAACGAAACCTTGAACGTGGTAAAAGTTGTGAAGCTGGCCTTGGAGATCTTTAACGAGGATTATATTCATTTTATAGCGGACGAAGAGGAAATCGTTGCCAAACTGGATAGAACACAGCTGATCAGGGTAATTACCAATTTGGTGAAAAATGCCATACAGGCAGTACCCGGGGTAGACTCCCCACGAATATTAGTGACCGTTGCAACTGATGGTCCCGAAGTAAAAATTTCGGTAGCGGACAACGGCATAGGTATATCGGAAGAATTTAAGCACAAGATCTATGAACCAAAGTTCACTACAAAGTCAAGCGGAACAGGTTTGGGCCTGGGAATGGTAAAGAACATTGTGGAAAACTATGGCGGAACCATTACCTTTACTTCTCAAGTAGGCAAGGGGACAGTTTTTTGTGTAAGGTTCCCAAAAGAGCAAAGTACAGAACGGAAAAATTAA